The Oculatellaceae cyanobacterium DNA segment TAGTGGTTTCACATCGTTAATTTGGTTGTCAGCCAAGTCCAGAGAAGTCAGATTAGTCAAACCAAAGAGTGGTTTCACATCGTTAAGTTGGTTTTCACCCAAGCGCAACTTAGTTAATTTAGTCAAACCTCTTAGTGGTTGTACATCACTGATTTTGTTGGTATACAATGCCAGATTAGTCAGATTAGTCAAACCCGCTAGTGGTTTCAAGTCAGTGATTTGGTTATTAGCCAACCACAGCGTAGTCAAATTACGCAGTGCTTGAATTCCTTCTAATGAGGTTATTCCTAGCCCAGTGAGATTTAAAACTTTTACCTTTTGCAAAACATTTAAGGTCAGTGGCTTGTTGCCAATACCTAGTCTCTGCCTAATCACAGCTTCCAACTTAGCATTCTTAAACTTAACTTCGCTCTGAGCCGTAACTGGTTTTTTAGTTGTAACTGGTTTTTTAGTTGTTACCTGCTTTTGGGCTTTACTAACTTTGGTCTTAGAAACAGTTTTGGCATAGCTTGGTGCAGTAAGTACTATTGAATCCATCGCCATACTTCCAGTTACACCTATTAATAATGCTGAAGCGACGACAACTTTCAATTGTAATTTAGTAGCAGTATATTTAACAGAATTAACAATAGAAGATATAGAACTTTTGGTAGTGCAGGTAAGTTTCATTCTTTTTTTGGTAATTATTGAATTCGATTGATTTCAGTATCCCCTGACTGCCTTATAAAGTGGTGTGAGGAGTTACCACTTTATGTATGCGTCTACCACTCAGTTCTTTTGACCTAAGTTTTTGGTTAAAAGTAGTATTTTAATTCCGCCACCTACCCTTTTTCATGAAGACCTTCTAGCTCATTTTGCGCTGTGGTGTTAAATTTGTAGCGCCACTCTCTACTACCGACGCGAGTTTGTAAGTGCGGTAGCACTTGTGGTGCAAAACATTCTGAGTTAACGCTCACAGCAATGTTTATGAGCGTATGCACCCACATTTTGAGTGAATTAAGCTTTAGCAAGGCTCTTTAAGGTAATTGCACATAGCGTTTGGATCTTCAAACCTGTCATCCCAACGAAGCTGGTCGTTAAGTGCTGGAATAAAACAGTTATTACGAGTAGAGAACCATGTTTGACCGTTATTATCTATTCCTAGTCCAGTCGCTTCAATTCTGGCTCTCGTGTAATAGGCAACTTTAGTTGCAGGCGTATTGTATCCCACTGCGCTACGACATTTAAGTGGCTGGTTGCCTAAGTAACGATAGTTGCCTGTATAGACTTTTCCAACAAATCTAGAAGGAAGATTAGAAGTGAATTTTCTGCTGACCCAACAATTAGAACTATTCTGGCGTTCTCCAGCAACTGTAACAACATTCGTGAAGGAACCTTTTTGAATTCTAGTTTTAACTAATGCCCCATGACGAAATGTGCGAACAACAGAGGCTTTTGAATTTGGCTGCTTGCGACAAGTAAGGCGACCATTAACTTGATCTCCAAGACGCACAACCCTCCAAGAATCACTACTTTGTCCGAAAGCAGGCAAGGATGTTAACAATAAAAGTATGGCAGAGGAAACAAACAAACTTTTGGGAAAACGCATATTTTAAAAATCTCCAAGTTCAACAATGAAAAGCAAAATTATTCTGTGTAATCACCCAAGGCGCTCCGGTCGTTGCAACCAATCTTGAGCTAGGGAGGCTGTAAAATCTGTAAATATCAAAGCTGTACTTACAACGGTTGTATATTGGTAAGTTGCGTTGCTAGCTTACGCGATACTTCATCAGACTAAAAGCCGTTTACGGAAAGTTATAAAATTTGGTGTTTAGTTCATTTATTTTATTTTTTATACCCCGATTGTTAGGGCTATCGCCCTAGCTTTGTCAAAAAAATGATTTGGAGAAAAAGATAATTTTATCCCAACTTTTAGACAATTTTCAGTATTACCGCCCTTCTTTTAGCAACAGAATGATGGTTTTATACGGGTAAGTTGCGTTGCTACCCGGCGGTATACTTCATCAGAGTACAAGGTTAAATTAACGTATCTTCACGCTATGAGGTTTTAATACTAATTAAAAGCGCGTACAGTTTTCCTAATGAATGCACTGTGAACCCAGTTAGGGAGTCTAAATAAATATCGTCCGTTATTTGAAAAACCTAACTTAATGAATGACTTTAATAGTCTGGTCATTGTTCTCAATCGCCATCTGTTGACCATCGGGGCTAAAAACCACCCTCGTTGAGCTAAAGGTTGGACTAAGAGCTTGAGGAAACGGAAAGCTTCTATTGGTTTGAAAATTACCGATATAGTATCCAATCACATCAGATCCATAGACATACGTTTGAGAGTCGGGACTGAGTGCCAAAAGACTAGCGGTACGATCAATTGTTAGCCGCAACGAACGTTGTAACTTTCCCGTTTTAATCTGCCAACGATGAATGTAGCTAAATATTCCTCCATCGGACGAAAATACTATTACGTCTTGCTGATTGGGACTGAAAACAATATCAGATATCGACAACAAATTACCTTCATGTACCGATTGCAGTTTGGCTTGCAGTTTTCGGGCAGAAAGATTCCACAAATGCAGTTGAGAATTGCCATTGACTAAAGTTACAACCCCTAACACAGAACTGTCTGGGCT contains these protein-coding regions:
- a CDS encoding leucine-rich repeat domain-containing protein, which gives rise to MKLTCTTKSSISSIVNSVKYTATKLQLKVVVASALLIGVTGSMAMDSIVLTAPSYAKTVSKTKVSKAQKQVTTKKPVTTKKPVTAQSEVKFKNAKLEAVIRQRLGIGNKPLTLNVLQKVKVLNLTGLGITSLEGIQALRNLTTLWLANNQITDLKPLAGLTNLTNLALYTNKISDVQPLRGLTKLTKLRLGENQLNDVKPLFGLTNLTSLDLADNQINDVKPLAGLTKLTNLFLSSNPISGT